Proteins found in one Lepeophtheirus salmonis chromosome 9, UVic_Lsal_1.4, whole genome shotgun sequence genomic segment:
- the LOC121124690 gene encoding solute carrier family 7 member 14 — MEEKQNNTQALKRLFRLKQITNFQEEDEDSKNLKKVLGTGDLISLGVGSCVGTGMYLVTGIVAKTMAGPAVIISYLVAGLAAMLSGLCYAELGVRVPHTTGSAYIYSYVTVGEIIAFIIGWNMILEYIIGTAACASALSTCVDILSTGAISNVTSTWGDVWDSPPDILAWFITLVMMFVFVNGVKSSIQLNNFLSIINFLSWVIVVFVGLFFIHLSNWSPFAPFGIRGILKGAATCFYAFIGFDVIATTGEEAKDPKRSIPKAIITSLIILMVAYVSCTIILTLMVPYVELNEEAALVRVWAQIGYPFLQWVICIGAVSALTASMFGSMFPMPRIAYAMAKDGLIFRFLSEVNDKGVPACATLCLGLIASVCALILPFEVLVEMMSIGTLLAYTLVDGCVLILRYQTDQQKNYPSFISDTEGVDCGEEEETCPSIWGILYNYIFFHQLPVDEQTPVSQLSGKIVLKLCFLALILIVIVELLIMDLDLLIPTVPLNIFICFVVGFLLLLIGLVLHVISKFPQDKQSGFVTPGVPWIPTLGIIVNIFLILRLSPLTLVRFIVWMFIGMVIYFKYGINESSEAVVNY; from the exons ATGGAAGAAAAACAGAATAATACTCAGGCTCTGAAGCGGCTATTCCGCCTGAAACAGATTACAAATTTTCAAGAAGAAGATGAAGACTCAAAG AATCTCAAAAAAGTTCTTGGAACTGGGGATCTCATATCCCTTGGAGTTGGATCCTGTGTTGGAACAGGAATGTATCTGGTCACTGGGATCGTTGCTAAAACCATGGCTGGTCCAGCTGTTATCATTTCCTATTTAGTTGCAGGACTTGCTGCCATGCTATCTGGCCTTTGTTATGCAGAGTTAGGTGTACGTGTTCCTCACACCACTGGTTCGGCCTATATATATAGCTATGTGACCGTTGGAGAAATTATTGCTTTTATCATTGGCTGGAACATGATTTTAGAATACATTATTGGAACGGCTGCATGTGCCAGTGCCTTGAGCACATGTGTGGATATACTTTCTACTGGTGCTATCAGTAATGTTACTTCTACTTGGGGGGATGTATGGG ACTCACCCCCGGATATTTTGGCTTGGTTCATAACCCTTGTAATGATGTTTGTCTTTGTAAATGGAGTCAAATCCTCaatacaattaaataactttctttccataattaattttttgtcctgGGTGATAGTGGTCTTTGTCGGTCTATTCTTCATTCACCTCTCAAATTGGTCGCCATTTGCTCCTTTTGGTATAAGAGGCATACTAAAAGGGGCTGCCACATGTTTCTATGCTTTCATTGGGTTTGATGTCATTGCAACGACTGGAGAAGAGGCCAAGGATCCCAAAAGATCAATCCCTAAGGCAATCATTACGTCTTTGATCATTCTCATGGTTGCCTACGTTTCCTGCACAATCATTCTAACCCTCATGGTTCCATATGTAGAATTAAATGAGGAGGCAGCATTGGTTCGGGTTTGGGCTCAAATCGGTTACCCATTCCTTCAGTGGGTCATTTGTATTGGAGCTGTAAGTGCACTAACCGCCTCCATGTTTGGTTCCATGTTTCCGATGCCTCGTATAGCTTATGCTATGGCTAAAGACGGGCTTATATTCCGATTTTTATCGGAAGTGAACGACAAGGGTGTTCCAGCTTGTGCAACTCTTTGTTTGGGTCTTATTGCCTCTGTTTGTGCTCTCATTTTACCATTTGAGGTTCTTGTTGAAATGATGAGCATTGGTACTTTGCTCGCCTATACACTTGTGGACGGATGTGTACTTATTCTTCGCTATCAAACAGACCAACAGAAGAACTATCCTTCATTTATATCTGATACAGAGGGAGTGGATTGCGGAGAGGAAGAAGAGACTTGTCCTTCCATTTGGGGcattctatataattatatattctttcatCAACTTCCAGTGGACGAACAGACTCCAGTCTCACAGCTCTCAGGGAAAATTGTTCTCAAACTATGTTTCTTGGCCCTCATTCTCATAGTCATTGTAGAGCTCCTCATCATGGATTTGGATTTGCTCATTCCAACAGTCccattgaatattttcatttgttttgttgttgGATTTCTTTTACTTTTGATTGGATTAGTCCTTCATGTCATTTCGAAATTTCCTCAAGACAA acaATCTGGTTTTGTAACTCCAGGAGTACCCTGGATACCTACACTCGGGATCATAGTCAACATTTTCCTCATTTTAAGACTTTCCCCTCTTACTTTGGTTCGATTCATAGTTTGGATGTTCATTG GGATggtaatatatttcaaatatggcaTCAATGAAAGTTCAGAAGCTGTTGTCaactactaa